In the genome of Chaetodon auriga isolate fChaAug3 chromosome 15, fChaAug3.hap1, whole genome shotgun sequence, one region contains:
- the LOC143332509 gene encoding E3 ubiquitin/ISG15 ligase TRIM25-like yields MAQQMIHLDREKLSCSICLDLLKEPVTIPCGHSYCMSCINDCWEEKNERKTHSCPQCRQSFTQKPVLVKSTVIAELVEELKKAGLQAAPADHSYAGPGDVACDFCTGMKVKALKSCLVCMASYCEQHLQAHYDIAPLKKHKLVEATSRLHENICSLHDEVMKIFCRTDRQCICYLCSMDDHKGHDTVSAAAERAERQTELGLTLQKVQQRIQDREKEVKALQRRVEAINLSADEAVRDSEKIFTEMIRLIEERGAEVKQQIRFQQKTEVRRAEVVEEKLQLEITELQRRDAELQKLSHTEDHLHFLNNYPSLSHLREPEGSIITDTPPLNSFEGVTAAVSEAKDKLQAVLRDEWPKINLAVAEVDVLLPQADSTSRAEDLLGTTLVQRRKKRRRKIPPLTHPGRPSSAADQERWAARPAPGDPSSASPLVSDWSPLVTDWSPLDTDWW; encoded by the coding sequence ATGGCGCAGCAGATGATTCACCTGGATCGAGAAAAACTGAGCTGTTCAATCTGTCTGGACCTTCTAAAAGAACCGGTGACCATTCCCTGTGGGCACAGCTACTGTATGAGCTGCATTAACGACTGCTGGGAGGAAAAGAATGAGAGGAAAACTCATAGCTGCCCTCAGTGCAGACAGAGCTTCACGCAGAAGCCTGTCCTGGTGAAAAGTACCGTGATAGCAGAGTTGGTGGAGGAACTGAAGAAAGCAGGACTTCAAGCTGCTCCGGCTGATCATTCCTATGCAGGACCTGGAGACGTGGCCTGTGATTTCTGCACTGGGATGAAGGTGAAAGCCCTCAAGTCCTGTCTGGTGTGTATGGCCTCTTACTGTGAGCAACACCTTCAGGCTCACTACGACATAGCTCCACTAAAGAAGCACAAGCTGGTTGAAGCCACTTCAAGGCTTCATGAGAACATCTGCTCTCTGCACGACGAGGTGATGAAGATTTTCTGCCGCACGGATCGGCAGTGCATCTGTTACCTCTGCTCCATGGACGATCATAAAGGCCATGACacagtctctgctgcagcagaaagggccgagaggcagacagagctcGGGCTGACTCTGCAAAAAGTCCAACAGAGAAtccaggacagagagaaagaagtcaaggcgctgcagaggagggtggaggctaTCAATCTTTctgctgatgaagctgtgagggACAGTGAGAAGATCTTCACCGAGATGATCCGTCTCATTGAGGAAAGAGGCGCTGAAGTGAAGCAGCAGATCAGATTCCAGCAGAAAACTGAAGTGAGGCGAGCTGAAGTGGTcgaggagaagctgcagctggagatcactgagctgcagaggagagacgCTGAGCTGCAgaagctctcacacacagaggatcacCTCCATTTCCTGAACAACTACCCCTCGCTGTCACATCTGAGGGAACCTGAAGGCTCAATCATCACTGATACCCCCCCTCTGAACTCTTTTGAGGGTGTGACAGCGGCTGTGTCAGAGGCCAAAGATAAACTGCAGGCTGTTCTCAGAGATGAGTGGCCAAAGATCAATCTGGCAGTGGCTGAAGTGGATGTTTTGCTCCCTCAAGCAGATTCCACAAGCAGAGCAGAAGATCTGCTCGGAACTACTCTggttcagagaagaaaaaaaagaagaaggaagattccacctttaacccatcctggtcgtccttcctccgcggcagaccaggagcggtgggcagccagaccggcgcccggggacccatcttcggcgtcaccattggtcagtgATTGGTCACCATTGGTCACTGATTGGTCACCATTGGACACTGAttggtggtga